In one Komagataeibacter sp. FNDCR2 genomic region, the following are encoded:
- the bioD gene encoding dethiobiotin synthase: MTRKDHIAARFDAAQDYEQAARVQRIAAAELARRIAACHAPDAPLRILETGCGTGFLTRELRRLFPHAHITATDIAPRMLERLARRMPHDSRLVLHPMDAEAPDLTGPFDLICSSLAMQWFGQRARTLRLLASRLAPGGRMAFATLGADSFRQWRAAYARAGLACPMPAYPTLDTLQGEWPTCGAGLWQEAEIVDVPASPLDFVRELRTIGATHTDHPPATGGQLRRVLTAARTEGPLAISYHVAYGVFRRSLWPGLFVTGTDTDVGKTVSAAALVRALGAAYWKPLQSGTDDAPSDSATLRHLLGQGDGPIYPPAATFGASLSPEDAARHVHARIDPASITMPPHDAARGPLVVEGAGGVFVPIARDYLMIDLMVRLALPVVLVARSQLGTINHTLLSLAALRARGLRVAGVILNGPPEPIGRAAIERHGRVRILAQFPPLAPMGPDAVASLAARLPSWDDIVGPQVQ, translated from the coding sequence ATGACGCGCAAGGACCACATCGCCGCCCGTTTCGACGCGGCGCAGGATTATGAGCAGGCCGCCCGCGTCCAGCGCATCGCCGCCGCCGAACTGGCGCGCCGCATAGCCGCCTGCCACGCGCCAGACGCCCCGCTGCGCATTCTGGAAACAGGCTGCGGCACCGGCTTCCTGACCCGGGAATTACGGCGGCTTTTTCCCCACGCGCATATCACCGCCACCGACATCGCACCGCGCATGCTGGAACGTCTGGCGCGCCGGATGCCCCATGACAGCCGGCTTGTCCTGCACCCCATGGATGCCGAAGCGCCGGACCTGACCGGCCCGTTCGACCTGATCTGCTCCAGCCTGGCCATGCAATGGTTCGGGCAACGCGCGCGCACCCTGCGCCTTCTGGCGTCACGTCTGGCGCCGGGCGGGCGGATGGCGTTCGCGACACTTGGCGCGGACAGCTTCCGGCAATGGCGCGCGGCCTATGCGCGTGCGGGGCTGGCGTGCCCCATGCCCGCCTATCCCACGCTCGACACCCTTCAGGGTGAATGGCCGACCTGCGGCGCGGGGCTGTGGCAGGAGGCGGAGATTGTGGATGTTCCGGCTTCCCCGCTGGATTTCGTGCGCGAGCTACGCACCATAGGCGCCACCCATACCGACCACCCCCCCGCCACGGGCGGCCAGTTGCGCCGGGTGCTGACAGCGGCGCGGACGGAAGGGCCGCTGGCCATTTCCTACCATGTCGCCTATGGCGTGTTCCGCCGTTCCCTCTGGCCCGGCCTGTTCGTGACCGGCACGGATACGGATGTGGGCAAGACCGTCAGCGCCGCCGCGCTGGTGCGTGCCCTGGGGGCGGCGTACTGGAAACCGCTGCAAAGCGGAACGGACGACGCCCCTTCCGACAGCGCGACGCTGCGCCATCTGTTGGGGCAGGGGGACGGGCCGATCTATCCGCCCGCCGCGACGTTCGGGGCCTCGCTCTCCCCCGAGGATGCGGCCCGTCACGTCCATGCCCGCATCGATCCGGCCAGCATAACCATGCCCCCCCATGACGCGGCGCGGGGTCCACTGGTGGTGGAAGGGGCCGGGGGGGTGTTCGTGCCAATTGCCCGGGATTACCTGATGATCGACCTCATGGTCCGTCTGGCCCTGCCTGTGGTGCTGGTGGCCCGCAGCCAGCTCGGCACCATCAACCATACCCTGCTCAGCCTTGCCGCACTGCGTGCACGCGGCCTGCGGGTGGCGGGGGTGATCCTGAACGGCCCCCCCGAACCCATCGGGCGCGCGGCCATCGAACGCCATGGCCGGGTCCGTATTCTGGCCCAGTTTCCACCACTCGCCCCCATGGGGCCGGACGCGGTGGCCAGCCTGGCGGCCCGCCTGCCATCATGGGATGACATTGTCGGGCCACAGGTTCAGTAA
- a CDS encoding alpha/beta fold hydrolase, translated as MPAALPIAFVHGWAFDHTFWQATRTALGPWRTQALDFGFFSARADMVLPDRPYIGVGHSLGALWLLRHHGPLCRGLLLFNGFSRFGAAPGFPDGIPRRVIERMRQGLLRAPEGLLHSFRQRAGIESPLPPHIESTRLEAGLRALMDMDCTNDLSGAACPVQAVAGTQDAIAPPALTRASFPAGGGTPIHWLEGGHLLPLTHPGTCARIIRTMSQRITAP; from the coding sequence CAGGCGACACGCACGGCCCTTGGGCCATGGCGCACGCAGGCGCTCGATTTCGGCTTTTTCAGCGCACGGGCGGACATGGTCCTGCCTGATCGGCCCTATATCGGGGTTGGCCACTCGCTTGGCGCCCTGTGGCTCCTGCGCCATCACGGCCCGCTATGCCGGGGGCTGCTCCTGTTCAACGGGTTCAGCCGGTTCGGGGCCGCGCCCGGTTTTCCCGACGGGATCCCCCGGCGCGTGATCGAACGCATGCGGCAGGGCCTGCTGCGCGCGCCTGAAGGGCTGCTGCACAGTTTCCGCCAGCGCGCGGGCATTGAATCACCACTCCCCCCCCATATTGAAAGCACGCGACTGGAAGCGGGCCTGCGGGCCCTGATGGATATGGATTGCACGAATGACCTGAGCGGGGCGGCATGCCCCGTACAGGCCGTTGCCGGAACGCAGGACGCCATAGCGCCGCCCGCCCTGACACGGGCCAGTTTCCCGGCAGGGGGCGGGACACCGATCCACTGGCTGGAAGGGGGGCACCTGCTGCCGCTTACCCACCCCGGGACCTGTGCCCGCATTATCAGGACCATGAGCCAACGGATCACCGCACCATGA
- the lexA gene encoding transcriptional repressor LexA — protein sequence MLTKKQHELLLFIDGHLRSTGFSPSFDEMKDALGLRSKSGIHRLISALEERGFLHRRHHRARALEILRLPDIEPPPVRKPTDSLPTPPQTPPAAMLAKLVELPFVGRIAAGAPIEAINTATTHITVPADMLGRASGHYALEVSGDSMEEAGILDGDTVIIRDQRQANDGQIVVALIDGQEVTLKRLRHEGDDIALIPANSRYETRVLPARRVSIQGTLAGLIRRY from the coding sequence ATGCTTACAAAAAAACAACATGAGCTTTTGCTGTTTATCGACGGCCATCTGCGCAGCACGGGTTTTTCCCCGTCTTTCGATGAAATGAAGGATGCGCTGGGCCTGCGTTCAAAATCCGGCATCCACCGGCTCATTTCCGCGCTGGAGGAACGGGGCTTCCTCCACCGCCGTCACCATCGCGCCCGTGCGCTTGAAATCCTGCGCCTGCCCGATATCGAGCCACCGCCCGTGCGCAAGCCCACCGATTCGCTTCCCACACCCCCACAGACACCCCCCGCCGCGATGCTGGCGAAACTGGTCGAACTGCCATTCGTGGGCCGTATCGCGGCCGGCGCCCCGATCGAGGCGATCAATACCGCGACCACCCATATTACCGTTCCGGCGGATATGCTGGGCCGGGCCAGTGGCCATTACGCACTGGAGGTCAGTGGGGATTCGATGGAGGAAGCCGGGATACTCGATGGCGATACGGTCATCATCCGTGACCAGCGGCAGGCCAATGATGGCCAGATCGTGGTGGCCCTGATCGACGGGCAGGAAGTCACGCTCAAGCGCCTGCGCCATGAGGGCGATGACATTGCGCTGATCCCGGCCAACAGCCGGTATGAAACCCGTGTCCTGCCCGCGCGGCGGGTCAGCATCCAGGGCACGCTGGCCGGGCTGATCCGGCGTTACTGA